One stretch of Balneola sp. MJW-20 DNA includes these proteins:
- a CDS encoding alpha/beta hydrolase family protein — MKQQAKYSLCIILALIMLFSVSNPANAQSKEPVVFENDDLVLHGTIIMPESAGPSPMILYLGGVNEFGRYDNQREVFIAEILEGTFPEMGIGIMYYDPRGLGKTDGRWQRTSIEEFSSDAVAAVEYLRNRRDVDISRIGIIAQGEDGWIAYNTASQIPDALNFVTSLGTPPFDSKRQLINEYYNDYRCAGQDSSSAMQKAERKAISHQNWVSVLPITRRWRHMKLFQDYDPSAVIADLKVKTMMLFGENDGEVYPLWANESLSDIFSGSIPEHISVQTISGANHEFMVADRCYERGKNVVAKNFSTAFKDSLKAYVKRNFFEDSFFSN, encoded by the coding sequence ATGAAACAACAAGCGAAGTACAGCCTTTGCATCATATTAGCGCTGATAATGCTGTTTTCTGTTTCAAATCCGGCAAATGCACAAAGCAAAGAACCGGTGGTCTTTGAGAATGATGATCTGGTACTGCATGGAACGATCATAATGCCAGAATCGGCAGGTCCATCGCCGATGATCCTTTATTTGGGAGGAGTTAACGAATTTGGCAGATATGATAACCAGCGAGAGGTATTCATTGCAGAAATACTGGAAGGAACATTTCCTGAAATGGGAATCGGTATAATGTATTATGATCCCAGAGGATTGGGAAAAACGGACGGTCGCTGGCAGCGTACCAGTATTGAAGAGTTCAGCAGTGATGCCGTGGCAGCTGTTGAATATCTACGAAACCGGCGTGATGTGGATATCTCCAGGATCGGCATAATCGCACAGGGAGAAGACGGCTGGATTGCTTATAACACAGCAAGCCAAATTCCTGATGCACTCAACTTTGTTACGAGTCTGGGTACTCCTCCTTTTGATTCTAAGCGGCAACTGATCAATGAGTACTATAATGATTACAGGTGTGCAGGACAGGATTCCTCATCCGCTATGCAAAAAGCTGAACGTAAGGCTATTTCTCATCAGAACTGGGTTTCAGTGTTACCGATCACGCGACGGTGGAGACATATGAAACTTTTTCAGGATTATGATCCCTCCGCTGTAATTGCTGATCTGAAAGTAAAAACTATGATGCTATTTGGTGAAAATGATGGAGAGGTTTACCCACTCTGGGCCAACGAGAGTCTTTCCGATATTTTTAGTGGTTCCATACCTGAGCACATTTCAGTACAAACCATCAGTGGTGCAAATCATGAGTTTATGGTTGCCGACCGATGTTATGAGAGGGGAAAAAATGTAGTAGCCAAGAATTTCTCAACGGCATTCAAAGATAGTTTAAAGGCCTATGTTAAAAGAAATTTCTTCGAAGACTCATTTTTTAGTAACTAA
- a CDS encoding response regulator has protein sequence MENNQKKKVMIVEDDLILNLLYESYLDKLGYDAEGELVYGKTAIEIAKKRNPDLILMDISLEGEIDGIDAMKEIRKFSDVPVIYITGNSDPYHVQRAKETGYLDYLVKPIEFNDLKNSLEKNFKPS, from the coding sequence ATGGAGAATAACCAGAAAAAGAAGGTAATGATCGTTGAAGACGACCTTATCCTTAATCTTCTTTACGAAAGTTACCTGGACAAACTTGGCTATGATGCTGAAGGTGAACTGGTTTATGGTAAGACAGCTATCGAGATAGCTAAAAAAAGAAATCCGGACCTCATCCTTATGGATATCTCACTGGAAGGCGAGATCGACGGCATCGATGCGATGAAAGAGATACGCAAATTCTCGGACGTACCGGTCATTTACATTACCGGAAACTCTGACCCATACCATGTGCAGAGAGCAAAAGAGACCGGATATCTGGATTATCTTGTAAAGCCCATTGAGTTCAACGACCTGAAAAATTCTCTGGAAAAGAATTTTAAGCCGTCCTAA
- a CDS encoding M1 family metallopeptidase: MKVFNQLLLLGGIFMFAACSASQTAIQNDVKEVFIEPERPVPNPVEEPASVLRAIERGTRTFEGKPGVNYWTNYTDYELNALLSPQDTMLYGNATITYTNNSPDTLRFILLELAQNVHKEGMPRKEQVEITGGVSLDKVSAEGMELKVVNRMQPGYVVDGTNMIVILPSPLMPGESSVMEIDWNFKIPQSGASGRMGYSRDNLFYIGYWYPHVRTYDDVEGWFGDPFVAGAEFYHGFGDYDLTITAPEEWLVMGTGEFLNPEEALEDEIAARYMKAGNTDEVVTVVSENDFGNVTRSTEDGTMTWRFRAENVRDVAFSATKESQWDASRTPVGDLNNDGQMDYSRINAFWRDSAPLWKDGARYTQHAIKALSEYTDFSYPWPHMTSVEGAGIIGGGMEFPMMTVIGGYNGRPTQALYDVIAHELAHMWIPMIVSNNERRRAWMDEGSTTFHEAQARKDIFPENFNRLNEFAGYLQIAGSEFEGEIMRRSDYHYPGPAYGVASYPKPATILFALEGVLGEETFYEAWTEYIDRWAYKHPTPYDMFNTFEDVSGKDLNWFWRTWYFETWVLDQTIADVVQGENSAVITIMDIGDAPMPVLLRITFEDGTTEDRRIEVTDWLRGLRETSIEIESSSPVQRVEIDPDNYFPDVNRTNNVWEALN, from the coding sequence ATGAAAGTTTTCAACCAATTACTGCTTTTGGGTGGAATTTTTATGTTTGCAGCTTGCTCTGCATCCCAAACAGCCATTCAGAATGATGTTAAAGAAGTTTTTATAGAACCCGAAAGGCCGGTCCCTAATCCGGTTGAAGAACCAGCAAGTGTTCTGAGAGCTATTGAACGAGGCACCCGTACCTTTGAGGGTAAACCAGGAGTGAATTACTGGACCAACTACACGGATTATGAATTAAATGCACTCCTGTCCCCTCAGGATACCATGCTTTACGGGAATGCAACCATCACTTATACCAACAATTCACCTGATACTCTCAGGTTCATTCTGCTTGAACTTGCACAGAATGTCCATAAAGAAGGCATGCCTCGAAAAGAGCAGGTTGAGATCACCGGCGGGGTAAGCCTGGATAAAGTATCAGCCGAAGGAATGGAGCTCAAAGTAGTAAACCGAATGCAGCCGGGCTATGTGGTAGACGGAACAAACATGATCGTGATCCTCCCTTCCCCCCTTATGCCGGGTGAGTCGAGCGTTATGGAAATTGACTGGAATTTCAAGATCCCACAGTCTGGAGCAAGCGGCCGCATGGGTTATTCCAGGGATAATCTGTTTTATATCGGGTACTGGTATCCTCACGTAAGAACCTATGACGATGTTGAAGGCTGGTTTGGAGACCCCTTTGTTGCTGGAGCAGAATTCTATCACGGATTCGGAGATTATGACCTTACCATCACCGCTCCTGAAGAATGGCTGGTTATGGGAACAGGTGAGTTCTTAAATCCTGAAGAAGCCCTTGAGGATGAGATCGCAGCAAGATATATGAAAGCCGGAAATACGGACGAAGTGGTCACCGTGGTTTCAGAAAATGACTTTGGCAATGTAACACGTTCCACAGAAGACGGAACCATGACCTGGAGGTTTCGTGCAGAGAATGTGAGAGATGTGGCCTTCAGTGCAACCAAAGAATCACAGTGGGATGCTAGCAGAACTCCGGTTGGTGATCTGAACAATGACGGGCAAATGGATTACAGCCGTATCAATGCTTTCTGGAGAGATTCAGCCCCGTTATGGAAAGATGGTGCACGCTATACACAGCATGCCATCAAAGCACTTTCTGAATACACTGATTTCTCCTACCCATGGCCGCATATGACTTCGGTTGAAGGAGCCGGAATTATTGGAGGTGGTATGGAATTTCCAATGATGACCGTGATCGGGGGATATAACGGACGACCAACACAGGCACTATATGATGTGATCGCCCATGAACTGGCTCACATGTGGATCCCTATGATCGTGAGTAATAATGAGCGTCGCCGAGCCTGGATGGATGAAGGTTCCACTACTTTTCATGAAGCTCAGGCCCGAAAGGATATCTTCCCGGAGAACTTCAACCGGCTGAACGAGTTTGCCGGTTACCTGCAGATCGCCGGCAGTGAATTCGAAGGTGAGATCATGAGACGGTCCGACTACCACTATCCGGGTCCGGCATATGGAGTTGCCTCCTATCCAAAACCGGCAACGATCCTGTTCGCCTTAGAAGGAGTGCTTGGAGAAGAAACTTTCTATGAAGCCTGGACCGAGTATATCGACCGCTGGGCATACAAACATCCTACCCCGTATGATATGTTTAACACCTTTGAAGATGTATCGGGTAAAGACCTGAACTGGTTCTGGAGAACCTGGTATTTTGAGACCTGGGTTCTGGATCAGACCATTGCTGATGTCGTTCAGGGGGAAAACAGCGCGGTGATCACGATCATGGATATCGGCGATGCTCCCATGCCGGTATTATTACGAATCACTTTTGAAGATGGTACCACTGAAGACCGCCGAATTGAAGTAACAGACTGGCTTCGCGGTCTGCGTGAAACCAGTATAGAAATAGAATCATCTTCACCTGTACAAAGAGTAGAGATCGATCCGGATAATTACTTCCCTGATGTAAACCGCACAAATAATGTCTGGGAAGCTCTCAACTAA
- a CDS encoding peptidylprolyl isomerase, which translates to MDPGKDALQNEYPALYEAVFVRDAAAIMEFTRHENMMVRDQAWRAMVSTPVDSMEQFMNAVHESGNEIAWLALSTKELEGEQLRTLETWWTAEALNRAGISRVIGKQGDQQSMEFLLSNRNIFLNSEAEYHSALAIGRLNLNYEVDQDTELWLAERAIENADNETGPAYLFGYYRSSRTISNQQAAEMLWESRNNGSSMFRQYILNIMLRDDKENRLGDLMVDGITNKNVQEVVHISLGTMDMEWGKVPEGLYEALLKYDNPVLDQLTLSIIAAKDDRPDTFDESIEELIIQDENRDVSARLYGISALKDPAEYTGQAEKWASKDEYLLSTLFGILRRVQQPDEYFSSLRRIYESSNDRAAFFVISSLPGWWTPLSENDKAEVGYSEMRELVFKVLNRGSRSMTFTLGALLQDERLLRDQDFDRLIESLSTFSLPADVEVYQALSGLLYLRFEDRAAPLIDSLAAYGNTALNNTFKNDGWDIESGAINPVKFRNPDWERLTELHNKPEWVLETTKGVIRIKLDVLNAPATISGMDSLSAAGAYNGVAFHRVVPNFVIQGGDIETGNGFGGPDYVVPTESSEKEYRRGVVGIASAGTDTEGSQYFIMHKWDPRLNGAYSVIGEVTEGMEVVDRIVVGDRVLSSIMGSQ; encoded by the coding sequence ATGGATCCGGGCAAAGATGCCCTTCAGAATGAATATCCTGCATTATATGAAGCTGTATTTGTCCGTGATGCTGCTGCGATCATGGAATTCACCAGACATGAAAATATGATGGTCAGAGATCAGGCATGGAGAGCGATGGTGAGCACTCCGGTTGATAGTATGGAACAATTTATGAATGCTGTTCATGAATCCGGTAATGAAATTGCCTGGCTCGCCCTGAGTACTAAAGAACTTGAGGGAGAGCAGCTGAGAACACTGGAAACGTGGTGGACTGCAGAAGCCTTAAACAGAGCGGGTATTTCTAGAGTAATTGGAAAGCAGGGAGATCAGCAAAGCATGGAGTTTTTGCTCTCCAACCGAAATATTTTCCTGAATTCGGAAGCAGAGTATCATTCTGCGTTAGCGATCGGAAGGCTAAACCTGAATTATGAAGTGGATCAGGACACTGAGCTCTGGCTGGCTGAAAGAGCCATAGAGAATGCAGATAATGAAACAGGTCCGGCGTATTTATTCGGATATTATCGCAGCAGCCGGACCATTTCTAACCAGCAGGCAGCAGAGATGCTGTGGGAATCCAGAAATAACGGTTCATCTATGTTCAGACAGTACATTCTGAATATAATGCTGAGGGATGATAAAGAGAACAGGCTAGGGGATCTGATGGTTGACGGAATAACCAACAAGAATGTCCAGGAAGTGGTCCATATCAGCCTGGGAACGATGGATATGGAATGGGGAAAAGTACCGGAGGGACTTTATGAGGCTTTACTGAAATATGATAATCCGGTTTTGGATCAGCTGACGCTGTCCATCATTGCAGCCAAAGATGACCGGCCGGATACCTTTGATGAATCGATCGAAGAGTTGATCATTCAGGATGAGAACAGAGATGTGTCGGCGCGATTGTACGGCATATCAGCTTTAAAAGATCCGGCTGAGTATACCGGGCAGGCGGAGAAATGGGCTTCAAAAGATGAATATCTGCTTAGCACCCTATTTGGAATTCTAAGAAGGGTACAGCAACCCGATGAATATTTTAGCAGCCTTCGCAGGATCTATGAGAGTAGTAATGATCGGGCCGCTTTTTTTGTGATCAGTTCGCTGCCCGGATGGTGGACTCCCTTATCGGAAAATGATAAAGCTGAAGTCGGATATTCGGAGATGCGGGAACTCGTGTTTAAAGTACTGAACCGCGGGAGCAGGTCTATGACCTTTACCCTGGGAGCATTGCTGCAGGATGAACGATTGCTGAGAGATCAGGATTTTGACCGGCTTATTGAAAGCCTGAGCACCTTTTCCCTTCCTGCAGATGTGGAAGTATATCAGGCGCTTTCGGGCTTGCTGTATCTGAGATTTGAAGACCGGGCGGCGCCACTGATCGATTCACTGGCTGCATATGGAAATACGGCGCTCAATAATACTTTCAAAAATGACGGCTGGGATATTGAATCCGGAGCTATCAATCCGGTGAAATTCAGGAATCCGGACTGGGAGCGGTTGACTGAATTACATAATAAACCGGAATGGGTGCTGGAGACCACGAAAGGAGTTATCCGGATAAAACTAGATGTTCTGAATGCACCGGCTACGATAAGCGGAATGGACAGTCTTAGTGCAGCGGGTGCATATAACGGGGTGGCTTTTCACCGCGTAGTACCGAATTTTGTGATCCAGGGAGGAGATATAGAAACCGGAAACGGATTCGGAGGGCCGGATTATGTGGTACCCACAGAATCATCAGAAAAAGAGTACCGGAGAGGAGTAGTAGGTATCGCCAGCGCGGGAACCGACACTGAAGGAAGCCAGTATTTCATTATGCATAAATGGGACCCCCGGTTAAACGGGGCATATTCGGTGATCGGAGAGGTTACTGAAGGTATGGAGGTCGTGGACCGCATCGTGGTCGGAGATAGGGTACTTAGCTCAATCATGGGTTCTCAATAG
- a CDS encoding LexA family protein, with translation MSHTFFIDLHVLSPFIAHILYIKYRLMDNAQLTRKQQEFFNYIVEYRKEHDVWPTYREIADHFGYRSPNSVTQNIQALMKKGYLVKRDDDEYDLPSDKKSMLGEYEEREGIPVRGLIAAGFLQEAVEADLGHITMDTLFPDLDKLFALRVSGFSMKDVGIYDGDFVLLMDTDIKTGEIGAVLYNGETSLKKVFWDDNGLRLEPANEEYDDIIIEPDIFEEVRIIGKYIGHVNRNGFQRAVPKVA, from the coding sequence ATGTCGCACACATTTTTTATTGACCTTCATGTATTATCTCCGTTTATTGCACATATATTATACATTAAATATCGTCTCATGGATAATGCACAGCTAACCCGTAAACAACAAGAGTTTTTCAATTACATCGTGGAATACCGCAAAGAGCACGATGTATGGCCCACTTACCGGGAGATCGCCGACCATTTCGGATATCGATCCCCTAATAGTGTAACCCAGAATATTCAGGCCCTGATGAAGAAAGGATATCTGGTAAAGAGAGATGATGATGAATATGATCTGCCTTCGGACAAGAAAAGCATGCTTGGAGAATATGAAGAGCGGGAAGGAATTCCGGTAAGAGGCCTGATCGCAGCCGGATTCTTACAGGAAGCTGTGGAAGCTGATCTTGGCCACATCACAATGGATACCCTTTTTCCCGATCTGGATAAGCTTTTTGCTCTCCGTGTTTCAGGTTTCAGCATGAAAGATGTAGGGATCTATGACGGAGATTTTGTGCTGCTGATGGATACTGACATTAAAACAGGTGAGATCGGAGCTGTTTTGTATAATGGTGAGACCAGTCTTAAAAAAGTTTTCTGGGATGATAACGGCCTCAGACTGGAACCTGCTAATGAGGAATATGATGATATCATTATAGAGCCGGACATCTTTGAAGAAGTCCGGATCATTGGTAAGTATATCGGCCATGTAAACCGTAACGGGTTCCAGAGAGCCGTCCCGAAAGTAGCCTGA
- the rplU gene encoding 50S ribosomal protein L21 — protein sequence MYAIVQIGGHQYKVAENDVLFVDKQNAESDTLTFDQVLLVKEGEGKVKIGTPVVEGATVTAKLLDTVKADKVLVFKKKRRKGYQKLNGHRQVLSQIQIEDISLTGGSKKTAKSAKKDAPAAAAKEAPKKEAKAESTKDLSSHTVAELKEMAKEQGLTGYSSMKKAELIEALKS from the coding sequence ATGTACGCTATTGTTCAGATCGGCGGGCACCAGTATAAAGTCGCAGAAAACGATGTATTGTTTGTCGACAAACAAAACGCCGAAAGTGATACGCTTACATTCGACCAGGTCCTGTTAGTTAAAGAGGGCGAAGGTAAGGTAAAGATTGGAACTCCTGTAGTTGAAGGAGCTACCGTTACTGCAAAACTGCTCGACACTGTAAAAGCAGACAAAGTACTTGTCTTTAAAAAGAAGCGTAGAAAAGGCTATCAGAAATTAAACGGTCACCGTCAGGTACTGTCCCAGATCCAAATCGAAGACATCAGCCTGACCGGCGGATCTAAGAAAACCGCTAAGTCAGCTAAGAAGGACGCTCCTGCTGCTGCAGCTAAAGAGGCTCCTAAAAAAGAAGCGAAAGCGGAATCAACCAAAGACCTCAGCTCTCACACGGTTGCCGAATTGAAAGAAATGGCAAAAGAGCAAGGCCTGACCGGTTACTCCAGCATGAAGAAAGCTGAACTGATCGAAGCATTAAAATCTTAA
- the rpmA gene encoding 50S ribosomal protein L27 has product MAHKKGQGSTKNGRDSNSKRLGVKKFGGEFVRAGNIIVRQRGTKFHPGHNVMRGGDDTLFATSDGHVNFSVRSGGRKHVNVEPLN; this is encoded by the coding sequence ATGGCACATAAGAAAGGTCAAGGTTCTACAAAGAACGGTCGCGACTCGAATTCCAAGCGTTTAGGTGTGAAGAAATTTGGTGGTGAATTTGTACGTGCGGGCAACATAATTGTACGTCAGCGCGGTACTAAGTTCCACCCGGGCCACAATGTTATGCGTGGTGGCGATGATACTCTGTTCGCAACTTCTGACGGACACGTGAATTTCTCTGTACGCTCAGGCGGCAGAAAGCATGTAAATGTTGAGCCTCTGAACTGA
- a CDS encoding fumarylacetoacetate hydrolase family protein, giving the protein MKNPTIPRLDLPVRSIYCIGRNYAEHAKEMNSKVPSEPLIFIKPLSSVSILPWMINLPVEEHDIHYEAEMVVAIGMEGKNIPEDLALGHVAGYGIGIDFTARDLQSAAKKAGQPWALSKGMDNFAPLGLFAPADKVPDPQNLRLTLTKNGELCQDGNTADMIFPVNMLISYLSRHISLYPGDLIFTGTPSGVGSVQKEDELEARLGDDLLLNLIVE; this is encoded by the coding sequence ATGAAAAACCCAACTATACCAAGACTGGATCTCCCCGTCCGCTCCATTTATTGCATCGGCAGAAATTATGCCGAACATGCTAAAGAAATGAACAGTAAAGTTCCTTCAGAACCACTGATATTCATCAAGCCTTTGAGTTCAGTGAGCATCCTGCCCTGGATGATCAACCTGCCTGTGGAAGAGCATGATATTCACTACGAAGCTGAAATGGTTGTGGCCATAGGTATGGAAGGTAAGAATATACCTGAGGATCTTGCTTTGGGGCATGTGGCAGGCTATGGTATAGGAATAGATTTCACTGCCCGTGACCTTCAGTCAGCTGCCAAGAAAGCAGGTCAGCCCTGGGCACTTTCTAAAGGAATGGATAATTTTGCTCCACTGGGTTTATTTGCTCCTGCAGATAAAGTCCCTGATCCTCAAAACCTGAGACTAACTCTCACTAAGAATGGTGAATTATGTCAGGATGGAAACACTGCAGACATGATATTCCCGGTTAATATGCTCATATCTTACTTGTCCCGCCACATCTCTCTATATCCTGGAGACCTGATATTTACGGGAACCCCCAGCGGTGTAGGAAGTGTACAGAAAGAAGATGAACTTGAAGCCCGGCTGGGTGATGATCTGCTCCTGAACCTGATCGTAGAATGA
- a CDS encoding M23 family metallopeptidase: MRPFKFVLFLLMPVISASAAQAQYLWPTNASTYLSATFGETRSAHFHAALDIKTWGQEGYKVMATRDGWVYRLLTTERGYGKAVYLKHDDESYSLYAHMQRFNEELSRIADSVRIEQDLSFQLDHLLIEDSIRVKQGEIIGFTGSTGIGPPHLHFELRDKDQAPVNPLRKDLEITDSIAPIFSSLLIEPLTPGSAIDGSAHSKVVRPGILNGIYDFGIIRISGTAGFAINAYDMADRVTNKYAVYSLLLKEGQDTLFYEKLDRFSYEDEEQMFMDRAAPFPNGKRGYQRLFQKDGGKNPFVIKNDDNSWISPDDTERTYEIIAEDFYGNTARGKVRVVRGDDPREVRDLSGLSDMSSWYWDNDWISFTGKEYLNVEKELPGIKIDQTESIYDLHEVSPIQFYRAVPGKRESIHSFDRKMTITLPATVLFDTTSIALKVNTNDPGGIRISLQPEMIPLRHEFHLSYYLGGNNLNADHTGLYRISSEDGELSYVDSYVLGNTLHASPSQLGEFVVKKDTDPPQIRSIRVYQTSWGMWQVSARVTDAMSGINSGSALFKVNGKRGIAEYDYEEDLLIYYLPGFRPEETNQISIRVEDKAGNSAEAEVSR, encoded by the coding sequence ATGAGGCCGTTTAAATTTGTTTTATTTTTACTGATGCCTGTAATATCAGCCTCTGCTGCTCAGGCTCAGTACCTCTGGCCAACCAATGCCAGCACCTATCTCAGTGCTACTTTTGGCGAAACCCGTTCCGCTCACTTCCATGCAGCCCTTGACATAAAAACCTGGGGGCAGGAAGGCTATAAGGTAATGGCTACCAGAGACGGATGGGTATACCGTCTTCTGACCACAGAAAGAGGCTACGGAAAAGCAGTTTACCTTAAGCATGATGACGAAAGCTACTCTCTTTATGCTCATATGCAGCGATTTAATGAGGAACTCAGCAGGATCGCTGACTCCGTCAGAATAGAACAGGATCTTTCTTTTCAGCTGGACCATTTGTTAATCGAGGATTCGATCCGTGTAAAACAGGGTGAAATCATTGGTTTTACCGGTTCTACCGGTATTGGTCCGCCTCACCTGCATTTTGAGCTCCGGGATAAGGATCAGGCTCCAGTAAATCCTCTCCGAAAAGACCTGGAAATAACCGATAGCATTGCACCCATTTTCTCCTCCCTGCTGATAGAACCTCTTACACCCGGATCTGCGATAGACGGATCAGCGCACTCCAAAGTAGTCAGGCCCGGGATTCTAAATGGTATCTATGACTTTGGAATTATCCGGATATCCGGAACAGCCGGCTTTGCCATAAATGCCTACGATATGGCAGACCGTGTAACCAATAAGTATGCAGTATACTCTCTTCTTTTGAAAGAAGGGCAAGACACCCTGTTCTATGAAAAACTCGATCGTTTTTCATATGAAGATGAAGAACAGATGTTCATGGATCGTGCGGCACCTTTTCCAAATGGAAAGAGGGGATACCAACGACTTTTTCAAAAAGACGGGGGCAAGAATCCCTTTGTGATCAAAAATGATGATAATTCCTGGATCAGCCCGGATGACACAGAAAGAACATATGAGATCATAGCCGAAGATTTTTACGGAAATACCGCCCGCGGCAAGGTCCGTGTTGTCAGGGGCGATGACCCGAGAGAAGTCAGAGATTTGAGCGGTCTATCTGATATGTCATCCTGGTACTGGGATAATGACTGGATCTCGTTTACCGGAAAGGAGTACCTGAATGTTGAGAAAGAACTCCCGGGCATTAAGATCGACCAAACGGAGAGTATTTATGATCTACATGAGGTGAGTCCTATACAATTTTACCGGGCAGTTCCTGGAAAAAGAGAAAGCATTCACAGCTTTGACCGGAAGATGACCATTACACTTCCTGCGACCGTATTATTTGATACTACCAGTATAGCCTTAAAGGTAAATACGAATGATCCGGGCGGGATCAGGATCTCCCTGCAACCTGAAATGATCCCTTTACGGCATGAGTTTCACCTCTCCTATTATCTTGGCGGGAATAACCTCAATGCGGATCATACAGGCCTGTACAGAATTTCATCAGAGGACGGAGAGTTGTCTTATGTTGACTCCTACGTGCTCGGGAATACTCTTCATGCAAGCCCTTCTCAATTGGGAGAGTTTGTTGTTAAAAAAGATACAGACCCTCCTCAGATACGCAGCATTAGGGTATATCAAACATCGTGGGGCATGTGGCAGGTATCAGCCCGTGTAACGGATGCTATGAGCGGTATTAATTCGGGATCGGCTCTTTTCAAAGTTAATGGAAAGAGAGGCATTGCGGAGTATGATTATGAAGAAGACCTGCTGATCTATTATTTGCCGGGATTCAGACCGGAAGAAACCAATCAGATCAGTATCCGGGTTGAAGATAAAGCCGGAAACTCAGCGGAAGCCGAAGTCTCCCGCTGA
- a CDS encoding RidA family protein, which translates to MKNIISTDKAPSAIGPYSQAVEHNGIIYCSGQIPLDPDSMELVGENAAEQAKQVMKNLAAVLEEAGSDFSKVLKCTIFLDSMDDFGAVNEVYGGYFPNDPPARATVAVQTLPKNVMVEISCIAYK; encoded by the coding sequence ATGAAAAACATAATTTCTACTGACAAAGCACCTTCCGCTATCGGGCCATACAGTCAGGCGGTTGAACACAATGGTATCATTTACTGCTCCGGTCAGATTCCGCTGGATCCTGATAGTATGGAACTGGTTGGTGAGAATGCCGCTGAGCAGGCAAAACAGGTGATGAAGAATCTGGCAGCTGTTCTGGAGGAGGCCGGAAGTGACTTCTCAAAAGTACTTAAATGCACTATTTTTCTGGATTCCATGGATGATTTTGGAGCAGTTAATGAAGTTTATGGAGGATATTTCCCGAATGATCCTCCGGCCCGGGCTACGGTAGCTGTACAAACTCTTCCCAAGAATGTGATGGTGGAGATAAGCTGTATAGCCTACAAATAG